From Solanum lycopersicum chromosome 8, SLM_r2.1, the proteins below share one genomic window:
- the LOC138337960 gene encoding uncharacterized protein → MIDDQHGFFIKFLKLKPPVFKGAKSEDAYDFLVDFHELLHKIDIVERFSVEFGPISFRGMPKCGGGRMLSVNQHRYATQICFSPPERIRLFVKGLRSDLQIPSLQVAAAAKSFQELVDFVIEAEGVNQDDFTMASTFKKFCKGGEFSGSYSRGKSSRGYPTRPIQSSLQSYRPPVVRRRGGHGRDRYSGGRGGQGNGGPQFSRGGGQVGTTAAKLGRGNGQTCDRAHCYAFLGRSEVATSNAVITDCNAKTVKLAKHGTDSLVWEGDYISTQVCIISCLCARRMVSKGCVSFLAHVRDDTSKVPSIESVLIVREFLDVFPADLPCLPPDRDIDFCIDLEPVLMQKWNVIAYASRQLKVHERNYPTHDLELAAVKDLNLSQRRWMEISKYYDITILYHPGKTNVVTDSLSRKAGSMGSLSHLQVSRRSLSREVQTLANDFMRLDVLEKGGFLSCVEARSSFIDNIKGNKFPDENLR, encoded by the exons atgatAGATGATCAGCATGGatttttcattaagttcttaaagttgaaacctccagttttcaagggtgctaaatctgaagatgcctatgattttctagttgattttcatgagctgctacataagattgacatagtagaacgattcagTGTTGAGTTtggacctatcagtttcagggggatgccaaaatgtggtgggggtcgtatgttgagtgtcaaccagcacag gtatgccactcagaTTTGCTTCAGTCCACCGGAGCGGATTCGCctctttgtgaaaggattgaggtcagatttgcaaaTTCcatccttacaggtagctgccgcagcaaaatcctttcaggaactagttgattttgtgatagaggcaGAGGGGGTTAATcaagacgacttcaccatggcgtcgacatttaagaagttctgtaagggaggtgagttcaGTGGTTCATACTCCAGAGGAAAGAGTTCCAGAGGTTACCCAACCCGTCCTATTCAATCTTCACTGCAG agttacagacccccggTAGTTAGacgtagaggtggtcatggtagagaccgctattctggaggacgtggtggccaaggtaatggtggtcccCAGTTCAGTCGGGGTGGAgggcaagttggaactactgcagcgaagcttggtaggggcaatggacagacatgTGATAGGGCCCACTGTTATGCTTTCCTCGGGAGGTCTGAAGTAGCGACATCtaatgctgttatcacag attgtaatgctaaaactgtgaaaTTGGCCAAGCATGGTACAGATTcactagtgtgggagggtgactatatttccactcaAGTTTGTATTATCTCTTGTCTTTGTGCTAGGAGGATGGTGAGTAAGGGTTGTgtatctttcttggcacatgtcagggatgatacttccaaagtaccttcgattgagtctgttttgATAGtgcgtgagtttctggatgtgtttcctgcagaccttccctgtttgccaccggatagggatattgatttttgtattgatctagaGCCAG tgctaatgcagaaGTGGAATgttattgcttatgcttcaaggcaattgaaagtgcatgaacgtaactatccgacccatgatttagagttggctgcagtt aaagatttgaatttgagtcagaggaggtggatggagaTATCAAAatactatgatattactattttatatcacCCAGGGAAAACTAATGTTGTGACAGattctttaagtagaaaagcagggagtaTGGGTAGTTTAtcccacttacaggtttctagacgctcATTatctagagaggttcagactctggctaatgactttatgaggctggatgtactagagaaaggaggatttttgtcctgtgtggaggcaagatcttcttttatTGACAATATTAAGGGAAATAAGTTTCCTGATGAGAATTTGAGATGA